The Rhodobacter sp. 24-YEA-8 DNA segment GGGCTCAGATCGGTCCGACCACGCGATCTCTGGACGGATATATGTTCGAGTTTCGACGCCTCCAGGATACGCCGCAAGCATGATCTGGTCACTGCGCCTTGCGCAGCACCGGCCCGTCCGGCATTTGTTATTCTGAACAACAGGATCCCCGGATATGAGCTGGTTAGACAGGCGCAGCAATTTCATTCCCCGCGACAATGATGCCCGCACGCCGGGCGACATCGATTACGGCCGGATCATCCATTCTGCCTCCTTCCGCAGACTTCAGGGCAAAACGCAGATCCTGAGCATCGGGGACAGCGACTTCTACCGAACCCGGCTGACCCATTCGCTTGAGGTGGCCCAGATCGCGACAGGGCTGGTGCGCCAGCTGGCACAGAAGCACCCTGGTCATCCGGCGGTGCCTCATCTCCCCTGTCAAAGCATGATCCTGGCGATCAGCAGCGCCCATGATCTTGGCCATCCGCCCTTCGGTCATGGCGGCGAGGTGGCGCTGAATTACTGCATGCGCGACGCTGGCGGGTTCGAAGGAAACGGCCAGACCCTTCGGATCCTGACCAGACTGGAAACCTTCTCGGAAAAAGACGGGGCGGATCTTACCCGGCGGTCGCTGCTGGGCGTCCTCAAATATCCGGCCGCCCTGCCCTCGCTTGCCAACTCAGCAATCAGCCCGGCGCTCAAGGGAGGAACATCCGTTTTCCAGACCCTCGATGTCGATGCCTGCAAGCCGCCCAAGGGATATCTGACAAGCGAGCAAGGTGCTGTCGACTGGATCCTGCGCGACCTTTCAGATGCGGACCTTTGCGAATTCACCCGCATAAAGACCGGCAAGAAGCACGCAAAGACGATCCATAAATCCCTCGACTGCAGTCTTATGGATATTGCGGACGACATCTCTTACGGCATCCATGACTTTGAGGACGCCCTGGCCATGGGGCTGGTGAGCGCCGAAAGACTGCGTGCGGCCATTCCGGAAGCGCTCTGGGATCCCTTCCTGGATGAGCGCCGATCCTCCGGCCCGGCATCCCGGAATGACCGCTATTCAGAACTGGTTGGCCGGTTGTTTGGCCCGGCGGGTGGCAGAAAGAAGGTCGTCAATGCACTCGTTGGCTTTTTCATCAACGCCATCGGCTTCAGCGAGTTGGACTGCTTCTCGGAGCCGCTCCTGCGCTGGCGTGTCAGCCTTCCGCCCGCCCAGGCGAGCCTGCTCTCCGCGCTGAAAGACTTTGTGATGGCCGACGTCATCCGCAGCCCTTCCGTGCAGCATCTTGAATTCAAGGGCCAGCAGATGGTGGTGGCCGTATTCGAGGCTTTGCAGTCGGATCCGGCGCGACTTCTTCCTCTGGATGTGCAGGCGAGATATGGAGCGGAGGGGAATGACCTGCGTGTCATCTGTGACCATGTCGCAGCAATGACTGACGGCCATCTGATGAAAACCTACGAGCGTCTGTTCTCACCGCGGATGGGGTCGGTGTTCGACAGGATCTGATTGCCGGGGAGCACTTCGCGATCCTGCGTCGCATGATTGGGCCAGACTGGTTCTGAACATAAACCCCTGTGTTGCGGATGCGTGGGCTAACTTGGCCATTTGCCAGAGGGTGGCGACGCGCGCGCAGTCCGGTTTGCCGTGGTGACCCGTCAATCCGTCTGTTGCGCCGCCACATCCCCAGGCCGGAGGTGCTCGGCCATGAAATCGATAAATGCTCTCAGCTTGGGGGTGACTTTGCGGCTGGCAGGCCAAAGCACGTGGAACTGATCCATGCCCTCGATCCAGGGGGTAAGGATCGGCACGAGCAACCCCTCAGCCAGTTCGCGCCGAATGGCGAAAGGCGGCAGGCAGGCGATCCCGAACCCGCGCACTGCAAGTTCGATCAGCGGATCAACGGCGCTGGCACTCATCCTTTCGGGCAGAACCAGCTTGCGGGCACCATCGGTCGGGGCAAGCGGCCAGGATCGGATCTTGCCGGTATTCGGCGATCGCTGGTGCAGACAGTGATGCACCTCCAGATCCTCGGGGCGTTGTGGCGTGCCGTGCTGCGCCAGATAATCCGGCGCGGCGACGATATGCATTCGGAAACGCCCGAGATTGCGCGCCATCAGGCGGCTGTCTGACGGTGTGCCGGTGCGGATCACTGCGTCAAAACCCTCTTCAATGATATCGACCAGCCTGTCATTGAAATCCAGCTCCAGCTGCACCTCGGGCCAGGCCCGCATGAACTCGGCCATGACCGGCGTCAGCAACATGCCGACCAGTGGCATGCTGACCCGCAGCCGCCCCTTCGGCGTGCGGCTCAATTGCGCAAGCTCGGCCTCGGCCGCCTCGACCTCCTCGAAAATCCGGCGGCAGCGTTCCAGAAACCGCCGCCCCTCTTCGGTCAGGGTCATATTGCGGGTGTTGCGATGGAAAAGCCGCACATCCAGCCGCTGCTCCAGACGCGCCACCGCCTTGCCAACCGCCGAGGCCGAAATGCCGAGATTGCGCCCGGCAACAACGAAGCTGCCGGTTTCGGCGGATTGGGTGAAGGCCTCATATGCGCTGAGCTTGTCCATCACGGGGATATAGCGGAATATTATTCCGCAGTCATTGGAAATGCCGCCTGTTTTTCAGGAAGATGCGCAGCGCTATCTCTCGGGCCGCATCAGCCACGGAGATTGTGATGACCCCCGCCTTCAGCCTGACCCCTGCCCCAACGACCTTCATCGTCAATGTGATCCATGCCCATCCAGGCAAGCAGGACGAGGCCTTTCGGCTGATCCAGGATGTTGTGCATTACGTGGCCGAGCGGAAACCGGGCTTCCTGTGGAGCAACCTGTCAAAAAGCACCGATGGGCTGACGGTTGTAAACATCGAGGCGATCTCTGACCCGCGCGATGTGGCGATCTTCTTTTCCGATCCGGTGTTTCTCGAGAAATTTGCAAAGCTGGACAGCGTCTCATCCAGCGCGTTTCACACCTACACGGTCGGCGATCTGGTGTTGCCGAAACCGCATGTCGATGCGGCGGGCTGATCCGCCTTCCCAGCTTTTCCGGCACCCCGTTCTGGCAGAACGCCTGCCCCCGCAAAGGGGCGGGCCTCCGCCGACACTTTCAAGGATCGACTATGACCATCCTCTCTGACGGGTCGCGCAAGGCCAGCGACCGGTTGCCCCTGCCCCCCCTGCTCGCGCTCGCAATGGCGGGCTTCATCACCATTCTGACCGAGGCGCTTCCTGCTGGCGTGCTGACCCTGATGAGCGCCGACCTCGGTGTATCCGAGGCGCTGATCGGCCAGAGCATCACCATCTATGCGGTAGGCTCGCTGCTGGCTGCAATCCCGCTTACCGCCGCGACCCAAAGCTGGCGTCGCCGCCCACTTCTGATACTGGCGATCACCGGCTTCGCCATCGCCAATACCATCACAGCATTGACCGACAATTATCCGATCCTGCTCGCGGCAAGGTTTCTTGCCGGTGTTGCGGCAGGCCTGGTCTGGTCTTTGCTGGCAGGCTATGCCGCACGGATGGTGGGGACGGAACTGCAGGGCCGTGCCATCGCGGTGGCTATGGTCGGGACGCCTTTGGCTCTGGCCCTGGGGGTGCCGCTCGGGACGGCGCTTGGCGGTATGCTCGGCTGGCGCATCACCTTTGGCATCATGAGCCTGCTGGCGCTGGTGCTGATCTTCTGGGTCCTGGCAGAGGTGCCTGACTATCCCGGATCAGAGCGTCAGATACGCGTGCCTCTAAGGCATGTGCTTACCACGCGCGGAATGCGAGCGGTTCTGTTCATGACCCTGACCTTCGTCCTGGGCCACAACATCCTTTACACCTATATCGCGCCATTCCTGCGTGAAGGTGGCCTCGGGGACCGTGTCGACGCCGTGCTGCTGGCCTTTGGTATTGCATCGCTCATCGGGATCTGGGTCATCGGGGCGCTTGTCGATCGGAGGCTCTCTGCACTGATCCGCTTCAGCTTTGCGACTTTTGCCGTTGCAAGCCTTGGCCTTGGCATCTGGAGTGATGCCCCGCTGATGATCGTGGTTTGCATCGTGATCTGGGGGCTCTCCTTCGGCGGCTCGGCCACCTTGTTTCAGACGGCCTCGGCCAGGGTGGCGGGAGAGAATGCCGATCTGGCGCAGTCCATGATCGTCACGATCTGGAACATCGCCATCGCAGGGGGCGGCATGATCGGAGGGCTGCTGCTTGATCGCTGGGGGGGCGATCTGTTGCCCTGGGCTTTGATACCCATTTTGCTGGCGGGGCTAGGCGTTTCGATCATGAAGGGCGGCAGTTCCCGCCCTTCGCAGTGACGCGCTTCGGAACGGCAAATTCAGGAGAACTGGCAATGAGCCAACTCCTGCATTGGTCAGACCAATTCGCGCGCAATCATGCTGCACGTGCTTCGGCCAAACCCGCCATGCCCCTTCGGCCTTGTGATCCGGCATCAGGAAAACAGGCCGCCCTCATCGGCATCGACATCAATCGTCAGCGAGACATGGCGGGGGCGGGTCAGTGCAAAAACCGCTGCCTCGACCACATCCCGGCCGGTGCCGCGCTGGCCTTTGTCACGAAGGGCCGCCTCTGCCCAGTCCGGCTGATCCGGTATCGCGTCATCCAGATAGGGCGGATTGATCAGGATCGAGCGGAACTTGCTGCCGATGAAATCCTGCCGTAAGCCTTCGGCCAGTGCCACCTGCCCGCGTTTTGCCGCATAGAAAGGCACCGAAACCGATTGCAATGCCGCATTCGGCAGGCCGCTGATCGAACCGATTGTAACAATATCCGGCGCATCGGATGCCTGCATCAGCGGCCTGATGCCTTGTACGAGCAGAAATGTGCCGGTGATCGCCGCGTTTACTACGCCCAGAACCTCCGCATCTGAATAAGGCATGTCGCGGCTTTCCAGCCACATCGCCCCATTGTTGATGAGGATGTCGACCTTCGGTGCCAGAGCCGCAATCCTGGCCGCCGCCTGCTCAACGCTTACCGCATCAGCAAGATCAAGTTCCACGACTTTCGGCGCCATCCCGCCTTGTGCAGTCACGCGTGCCGAGATGGCAAGAAGGTCCGCCTCACGTCTTCCGCAAAGGATAAGGGCACAGCCCATCGATGCCAATGACAGGGCGAAAGCCGCGCCAAGTCCGCGACCCGCGCCGGTGATGACCGCAGTTTTTCCGTTGAAATTCAGCATTTCATCGTTCCAGATCCACGCTCCGCATTCTGGCCGCCCTGGCCTCGATTGGCAACCGCTCCGTGATCGTGCAATCGAGCAGTTCCCGGATCGATGGGTCGTTCTTATCGAGCACAATCTGCAGCACCATGATCCTGCGCACACCAAAGCTTGAGGCGCGAACCATCTGGCGACGATGGAGCGGACACCACCGCCGAAGCCGGGCAGAGACCAAAATGTCCTGCGTCAGGCTCTTGGGCCAGCGCGGTGCGGCACCTTGATCGTCAGGTCGCGGAGTTCAAGGTTCGTGTTGCCGTGCTCCAAGGTCTCACCGCGATAGCCCCCCTCACAGAAGCCGTGGCATAGGTCTGTCCGGGAAGAGGGAAGCTCCGACCATCAGTCGATTTGTGCAATGGAGCCCCGCAAAATGGCGCGTGCGATATTCTGTGCGACAGGCGGCAGACTGTGTATGCAGGCTCACATGATCACGTATAGCACGCCCTGCTCGGCTACGGTCTGATAAGTGGTCGCGTCGGGCACCTCATTCTCATTGCAGTCCGGACCGTTCTCCACCGCCGTTTCATAGGAGCGCACTTTCAGCCGGGTGGGGTCGATCCGTGAGCGGCCGGTCTCGATATCGAATTCCCAGTGATGCCAGGGGCAGCGCACCGTCATATTGCGCCGGCAATACTGATGCTCCCCTACCCGCTCTGCCCGCAGCTCGCCGATCTGATCGCCGGCGGACAGCGGCCCGCCCTGATGCGGGCAACGGTCCGAGAGGGCATAGAAGCGCCCTTCAACATTGAAGATCACCACCGGCCTGCCGTTGATGTCAATCTTCAGACGGCCGCCTTCGGCAATGCAGTCGGTTGTGCCAACCCGGAACCGTGTCATCCGCGTGCTCCGTAAAGGGATTTTGCATTTTCGTAGAGAATGGCACGTTTCAGCTCCGGGCTCAGATGCGGCGGCAATGAGAAGCGCGGATCATCGAAATCCCAATGCGGATAATCCGATGAGAAAACAACCCGGTCATGACCGATCCAGTCGAGCACATCGACGAGCTGGCGCCGGTTTTCCGGCTCTTCCATCGGCTGTGTTGCCACCCAGACATGCTGGCGCAAGTATTCAGAAGGGGGCCGTTTCACATGCGGCACCTCGCTGCGCATCCGCTCCCAAAGCCGGTCCAGCCGCCAGCCGAGGGCCGGAAGCCAGGCGAAACCGGCCTCAAGCAACACGATCTTTGTTCCGGGACAGGCCTCGAACAGACCCTCAAAAATCATGCTCGACAGCATGGCCTGGGCCGAGGGCGCATGTTCAGTCATCTCTTCCATATAATAGGATGGCCAGCCGGTCGGGGTGATCGCATGGCCGGAATAGCCAAAAACATGGATGCCGACCGGCAGGTTCGCGGCCTCGGCTGCGGCAAAGATCGGCCAGTAACGACGCTGGCCCAGCAGTTCCGCCGTGCGGCTGAGCAGAAGAACCTGAGCGAAACGCTGATCCCCGGCATAATGCTCGATCTCCTGGCGGGCCAGATCAGCATTCTCATAGGGCACGCAGATCGAACATTTCAGCCGCGGCTCAGGACGGTTGTAAAGCTCAAGCTGCCACAGATTGGTGGCACGGCAGAGCGCGGCGGAAAAAGCATCGCCCAGCACACCCTGCCCCGTCGGCCAGAGCGGGTTCATGATGCCGAACTCCATATTGTAAAGATCAAGCAGCTGGCTTTGCAGCAGCCCGACATCGGAACCGGGCAGCCCCTGTTCGGGCCAGGTGTCGCGGCGCGATGAGGCGGGCGCCGCCTTGGGAAACGGATTGCCGTCCTGATAACCCATACGGTAACGCAGCCCGTAGGTGGAGAGATGCGCCCCCCATTCGGCACTGAGAAACGGCTTCAGATCATCCGCCGACGACAGTTTCGGATGCACATCGCAGTCGATCACCTTCTGCACAACGGCCTGATCTTTTGTCATATTTCCAGCCGGCACGGTCATGAACTTTTCTCCGAAAGGCGGGGATAGGTGGCAAGGGGGTTTTCCAGCGCGATCTTGCGGATCAGCGCCGCATCGAAGGACTTCGGCAGCGGGTTATTGCCGTCGAACTGCCAGTGCGGATAATCCGAGGCATAGAGCAGAACCTGATCAGAGCCGATCTGATCGATCAGCCGGGCGAGGATGTCCGGATCGTCAGGTGCATCAAAAGGCTGAGTGGTAAAGCGGATATGGTCGCGGATGATTTCAGCGGGCAGCCGGTCCACCCAGGGCGTCTCAAAGCGCAGCCCCTTCCAGAATTTCCCAAAGCGCCACATGAAGGCCGGAAGCCAGCTCACGCCGGATTCCAGAAACACCACTTTGAGCTCGGGGAATTCAGCGAAAACGCCTTCTGAGACCAGGCTTGCGAGCTGCGATTGCAGGATCTGCGCCTGGGCGGCGTAATCCTCGATCACCGTATTCGGCCAGCCGACCGAGGTCACCGGGTGGTGATAGGCGCTGCCGGCATGGATGCCCACCGGCAGCCGGTGACGGATGGCGGCGCGATAAAGCGGCCGGAACGAGCGGTTGCCATAGGGCATATGCGCGGCCGCAGGCAGCAGGATCTGCACAAAGCGCGGATCTGCGGCACAACGCTCGATTTCGGCCACTGCGGCCTCCATATCCTGCAGCGGGATCACCATCGAGGCGCGCAGCCCCGGATGGCGGTCCAGCCATTCGGCACGGGTCCAGTCGTTGATCGCGCGGGTCAGGGCAATCGCCATATCGGTGTCATAGATCATATGCACACCGCAGAGGTTGTTCAGGATAGCGGTTCCTGCCCCGAAACCTTCCAAGACTGTCGCGCCAAGTCGCGCGGCATGGTTGCGCAATCCGCCCGCACTGTCGCGCCAGTCCGGACGGCAGGTCAGTGGAGCGTTATTCGGATAGGCGATGCTGTCGAATTGCAGAATACCACGCGCCGTTATCAGATCCTGCCAGACTTCGGGCAAATAGGGCAGCAGATCAGCGGTGGTCGGATTGGGATGATGAACATCACAATCCACGCTTTCAGGGGGGAGCGGGTTTCCCGGGGGCTGAACCTCAGTCATGAGCGTCGAACTCTCTTTGGATTTCCGAAATTTCTACTGATCTGCCGGTATGGCCGGCATGCTCTGCCAGGCGGCAAAAGCTTCGGCGAGGCGGTTGGCGGCAACATCTTCGGGGCGTGGAGAGAAGCCAGCGTTCAGCATTTTGCGCGCCAGAAGATGATCGGCAGGCCGGTTGACCGAGTCGACCGCCA contains these protein-coding regions:
- a CDS encoding amidohydrolase family protein — protein: MTEVQPPGNPLPPESVDCDVHHPNPTTADLLPYLPEVWQDLITARGILQFDSIAYPNNAPLTCRPDWRDSAGGLRNHAARLGATVLEGFGAGTAILNNLCGVHMIYDTDMAIALTRAINDWTRAEWLDRHPGLRASMVIPLQDMEAAVAEIERCAADPRFVQILLPAAAHMPYGNRSFRPLYRAAIRHRLPVGIHAGSAYHHPVTSVGWPNTVIEDYAAQAQILQSQLASLVSEGVFAEFPELKVVFLESGVSWLPAFMWRFGKFWKGLRFETPWVDRLPAEIIRDHIRFTTQPFDAPDDPDILARLIDQIGSDQVLLYASDYPHWQFDGNNPLPKSFDAALIRKIALENPLATYPRLSEKSS
- a CDS encoding LysR family transcriptional regulator; translated protein: MDKLSAYEAFTQSAETGSFVVAGRNLGISASAVGKAVARLEQRLDVRLFHRNTRNMTLTEEGRRFLERCRRIFEEVEAAEAELAQLSRTPKGRLRVSMPLVGMLLTPVMAEFMRAWPEVQLELDFNDRLVDIIEEGFDAVIRTGTPSDSRLMARNLGRFRMHIVAAPDYLAQHGTPQRPEDLEVHHCLHQRSPNTGKIRSWPLAPTDGARKLVLPERMSASAVDPLIELAVRGFGIACLPPFAIRRELAEGLLVPILTPWIEGMDQFHVLWPASRKVTPKLRAFIDFMAEHLRPGDVAAQQTD
- a CDS encoding amidohydrolase family protein, encoding MTVPAGNMTKDQAVVQKVIDCDVHPKLSSADDLKPFLSAEWGAHLSTYGLRYRMGYQDGNPFPKAAPASSRRDTWPEQGLPGSDVGLLQSQLLDLYNMEFGIMNPLWPTGQGVLGDAFSAALCRATNLWQLELYNRPEPRLKCSICVPYENADLARQEIEHYAGDQRFAQVLLLSRTAELLGQRRYWPIFAAAEAANLPVGIHVFGYSGHAITPTGWPSYYMEEMTEHAPSAQAMLSSMIFEGLFEACPGTKIVLLEAGFAWLPALGWRLDRLWERMRSEVPHVKRPPSEYLRQHVWVATQPMEEPENRRQLVDVLDWIGHDRVVFSSDYPHWDFDDPRFSLPPHLSPELKRAILYENAKSLYGARG
- a CDS encoding SDR family oxidoreductase; this encodes MLNFNGKTAVITGAGRGLGAAFALSLASMGCALILCGRREADLLAISARVTAQGGMAPKVVELDLADAVSVEQAAARIAALAPKVDILINNGAMWLESRDMPYSDAEVLGVVNAAITGTFLLVQGIRPLMQASDAPDIVTIGSISGLPNAALQSVSVPFYAAKRGQVALAEGLRQDFIGSKFRSILINPPYLDDAIPDQPDWAEAALRDKGQRGTGRDVVEAAVFALTRPRHVSLTIDVDADEGGLFS
- a CDS encoding anti-phage deoxyguanosine triphosphatase, whose product is MSWLDRRSNFIPRDNDARTPGDIDYGRIIHSASFRRLQGKTQILSIGDSDFYRTRLTHSLEVAQIATGLVRQLAQKHPGHPAVPHLPCQSMILAISSAHDLGHPPFGHGGEVALNYCMRDAGGFEGNGQTLRILTRLETFSEKDGADLTRRSLLGVLKYPAALPSLANSAISPALKGGTSVFQTLDVDACKPPKGYLTSEQGAVDWILRDLSDADLCEFTRIKTGKKHAKTIHKSLDCSLMDIADDISYGIHDFEDALAMGLVSAERLRAAIPEALWDPFLDERRSSGPASRNDRYSELVGRLFGPAGGRKKVVNALVGFFINAIGFSELDCFSEPLLRWRVSLPPAQASLLSALKDFVMADVIRSPSVQHLEFKGQQMVVAVFEALQSDPARLLPLDVQARYGAEGNDLRVICDHVAAMTDGHLMKTYERLFSPRMGSVFDRI
- a CDS encoding MFS transporter — its product is MTILSDGSRKASDRLPLPPLLALAMAGFITILTEALPAGVLTLMSADLGVSEALIGQSITIYAVGSLLAAIPLTAATQSWRRRPLLILAITGFAIANTITALTDNYPILLAARFLAGVAAGLVWSLLAGYAARMVGTELQGRAIAVAMVGTPLALALGVPLGTALGGMLGWRITFGIMSLLALVLIFWVLAEVPDYPGSERQIRVPLRHVLTTRGMRAVLFMTLTFVLGHNILYTYIAPFLREGGLGDRVDAVLLAFGIASLIGIWVIGALVDRRLSALIRFSFATFAVASLGLGIWSDAPLMIVVCIVIWGLSFGGSATLFQTASARVAGENADLAQSMIVTIWNIAIAGGGMIGGLLLDRWGGDLLPWALIPILLAGLGVSIMKGGSSRPSQ
- a CDS encoding Rieske (2Fe-2S) protein, with protein sequence MTRFRVGTTDCIAEGGRLKIDINGRPVVIFNVEGRFYALSDRCPHQGGPLSAGDQIGELRAERVGEHQYCRRNMTVRCPWHHWEFDIETGRSRIDPTRLKVRSYETAVENGPDCNENEVPDATTYQTVAEQGVLYVIM
- a CDS encoding antibiotic biosynthesis monooxygenase; the protein is MTPAFSLTPAPTTFIVNVIHAHPGKQDEAFRLIQDVVHYVAERKPGFLWSNLSKSTDGLTVVNIEAISDPRDVAIFFSDPVFLEKFAKLDSVSSSAFHTYTVGDLVLPKPHVDAAG